In a single window of the Cucurbita pepo subsp. pepo cultivar mu-cu-16 chromosome LG18, ASM280686v2, whole genome shotgun sequence genome:
- the LOC111780266 gene encoding uncharacterized protein LOC111780266: protein MADFKSNSYTDGRMQIESYNGNEARGATVSGGDFRCYSASYASSVNPNQTQTANDLKLKKGKSTNGFSSKSWSFNDPEIQRKKRVASYKVYSVEGKVKGSLRKSFRWFKERCSRVVFGW, encoded by the coding sequence ATGGCGGATTTCAAATCGAACTCATATACGGATGGGAGAATGCAGATTGAGAGCTACAATGGAAACGAAGCAAGAGGAGCTACTGTTTCCGGCGGAGATTTTCGTTGTTACAGTGCTTCGTATGCTTCGTCTGTAAACCCTAATCAAACGCAGACGGCTAACGATTTGAAGCTCAAGAAAGGGAAATCGACGAACGGATTTTCGTCGAAGAGTTGGAGTTTCAACGATCCGGAGAttcagagaaagaaaagagttgCTAGCTACAAGGTTTATTCTGTGGAAGGCAAAGTCAAAGGATCTCTAAGAAAGAGCTTCAGATGGTTCAAGGAACGATGCTCTCGTGTTGTGTTTGGATGGTAG
- the LOC111779996 gene encoding uncharacterized protein LOC111779996 → MASLLSPSTPPSAIHLRRKANLLDFSFLSTNHSLKVYGKIGRTDGYHGICLTTRAKGGIEQDVLAKDKEPIEIDVDNDYGAVGVHHVGVLCENLERSLHFYLNILGLKINEARPHDKLPYRGAWLWVGAEMIHLMELPNPDPLSGRPEHGGRDRHTCIGIRDVSKLKVILDKAGIPYTLSKSGRPAIFTRDPDANALEFTQLDG, encoded by the exons ATGGCGTCCCTTCTCAGCCCATCAACGCCGCCATCCGCCATTCATCTGAGACGAAAG GCGAATCTTCTCGATTTCAGTTTTTTATCTACAAATCATTCATTAAAAGTTTATGGGAAAATTGGAAGGACTGATGGCTATCATGGAATTTGCCTTACAACAAGGGCCAAGGGGGGTATTGAACAAGACGTTCTTGCGAAAGATAAAGAGCCAATTGAAATTGACGTTGACAATG ATTATGGAGCGGTTGGCGTTCACCACGTTGGAGTGCTTTGTGAGAATCTCGAGAGGTCACTTCACTTCTATCTAAATATTCTAG GTCTTAAAATAAACGAAGCAAGGCCACACGATAAGCTTCCTTATAGAGGTGCTTGGTTGTGGGTGGGTGCTGAGATGATTCATTTAATGGAGCTTCCAAATCCTGATCCTTTATCTGGACGACCTGAACATGGAGGCCGTGATCGTCATACTTGTATTGGAATTAGGGACGTATCGAAGTTGAAAGTGATCCTTGATAAAGCTG GTATTCCCTATACGCTTAGCAAGTCAGGAAGGCCAGCAATCTTTACAAGAGATCCAGATGCAAATGCTTTAGAATTTACTCAACTCGATGGGTAA
- the LOC111780261 gene encoding IQ domain-containing protein IQM1-like — MGLSLSLLVSAWKEILDQGLLIICKNRSFSARETALILRSNSFKITEQQPTTTRPTRTKPNSLKGSKPERVILERNLSFKSLVEDTGFSFSVSADKNGGSESFEPVSPAVMYSPRPVSELDAAAVKLQKVYKSYRTRRNLADCAVVVEELWWKAIDFANLKRSSVSFFNIEKPETAVSRWARARTRAAKVGKGLSKDEKAQKLALQHWLEAIDPRHRYGHNLHLYYDVWFVSESNQPFFYWLDIGDGKELSLEKCPRATLQKQCIKYLGPKEREAYEVVVENGKLVYKQSGSIVETQEGSKWIFVLSTTRSLYVGQKKKGQFQHSSFLSGAATTAAGRLVTHDGVIQAIWPYSGHYHPTEANFNEFLSFLRENHVDLTNVKMCSIDDDSQYKAVDVEQKPESREGSFKSTPLDEAKSTVSIDSVEKKMTAAMPPVARKKSEELPAKQFDMSKRLSCKWSTGAGPRIGCVRDYPAELQTRALEHVNLSPRVGPGPLVNYGPIPSPRPSPKIRLSPRLAYMGLPSPRTPIPTAS, encoded by the exons ATGGGTTTGTCCCTCTCGCTCCTTGTTTCTGCCTGGAAGGAAATTTTAGATCAAGGACTTTTAATCATATGCAAAAATCGCAGTTTCTCTGCTCGAGAAACGGCTCTGATTTTGAGATCAAATAGCTTCAAAATTACAGAGCAACAACCCACCACGACCAGACCAACAAGAACCAAACCCAATAGCTTAAAAGGAAGTAAGCCTGAGAGAGTGATTCTTGAAAGGAATCTTTCGTTTAAGTCGCTGGTTGAAGATACGGGTTTCAGTTTCTCTGTTTCTGCTGACAAAAATGGTGGATCGGAGAGTTTTGAACCGGTGAGTCCGGCGGTTATGTACTCTCCGAGGCCGGTGAGTGAGTTGGATGCGGCGGCGGTGAAGTTGCAGAAGGTTTATAAAAGTTACAGAACGCGAAGGAACCTGGCGGATTGTGCGGTGGTGGTTGAAGAATTGTGGTGGAAGGCGATTGATTTTGCGAATTTGAAACGGAGCTCTGTTTCGTTTTTTAACATTGAGAAGCCGGAAACCGCCGTGTCGCGGTGGGCAAGAGCTAGAACAAGAGCGGCTAAGGTCGGAAAGGGTTTGAGTAAGGATGAAAAGGCTCAAAAATTGGCTCTTCAGCACTGGCTAGAAGCT ATCGATCCACGCCATCGCTACGGCCACAATTTACACTTATACTACGACGTCTGGTTCGTGAGTGAAAGCAATCAGCCATTCTTTTACTG GCTGGATATTGGAGATGGCAAAGAATTAAGCCTGGAAAAGTGTCCAAGAGCAACACTTCAGAAGCAATGCATCAAATATTTGGGTCCG aaagaaagagaagcctATGAAGTAGTCGTCGAAAATGGGAAGCTGGTTTACAAGCAGAGCGGATCCATAGTGGAAACCCAGGAAGGTTCTAAGTGGATATTTGTTCTTAGCACTACAAGATCCTTATATGTTGGCCAGAAAAAGAAGGGCCAATTTCAACACTCCAGTTTCCTCTCCGGCGccgccaccaccgccgccggcAGATTAGTTACCCATGATGGTGTCATTCAG GCAATTTGGCCATACAGTGGTCATTATCATCCCACAGAAGCCAATTTCAATGAATTCCTCAGCTTCCTTAGAGAAAACCATGTCGATCTCACCAACGTGAAG ATGTGTTCGATTGACGATGACAGTCAATATAAGGCCGTCGATGTGGAACAGAAACCAGAATCACGCGAGGGTTCCTTCAAATCTACACCGTTGGATGAAGCCAAATCGACGGTTTCCATTGATTCAGTAGAGAAAAAGATGACAGCAGCCATGCCGCCGGTGGCTCGGAAGAAATCGGAGGAATTGCCGGCGAAGCAATTCGACATGTCGAAACGGTTGTCGTGCAAATGGTCGACCGGAGCCGGACCTAGGATTGGGTGTGTTCGGGACTACCCAGCTGAGCTACAAACGAGAGCACTGGAACATGTCAACTTATCACCTCGGGTGGGCCCTGGGCCGTTGGTTAATTATGGGCCCATTCCTTCTCCACGACCAAGCCCAAAAATTAGGCTCTCACCAAGGCTGGCTTATATGGGCCTTCCCAGCCCAAGAACTCCAATCCCTACAGCCAGTTAG
- the LOC111780262 gene encoding glycylpeptide N-tetradecanoyltransferase 1-like: protein MDDNNRSSGPPKDNPDHGNQAGQITKDDSSSLENMAQRFQDSLSTSKRHKFWETQPVGQFKDIGDSSLPDGPIEPPTPLSEVKQEPYNLPNSYEWTTCDMSSEGICIEVYNLLKNNYVEDDENLFRFNYSKEFLGWALRPPGYFTSWHIGVRAKASKKLVAFISGIPARIRVRDEVVKMAEINFLCVHKKLRSKRLAPVMIKEVTRRVHLENIWQAAYTAGVVLPTPITTCQYWHRSLNPKKLIDVGFSRLGARMTMSRTIKLYKLPDSPATPGFRKMERRDVPAVTRLLRMYLRQFDVAPDFDESDVEHWLLPKESVVDSFLVESPDSHVITDFCSFYTLPSSILGNQTYSTLKAAYSYYNVSTKTPLLQLMNDALIVAKQKDFDVFNALDVMENESVLKELKFGPGDGQLHYYLYNYRIRHALKPSELGLVLL from the coding sequence ATGGACGATAACAATCGTTCTTCAGGACCTCCGAAGGATAATCCAGATCATGGAAATCAAGCAGGCCAAATTACCAAGGATGATAGCAGCTCATTGGAGAACATGGCTCAGAGGTTTCAAGATTCTTTGTCCACTAGCAAAAGGCACAAATTCTGGGAAACTCAACCTGTTGGACAATTCAAGGATATCGGGGATTCTAGTTTGCCTGATGGTCCAATTGAACCACCAACTCCATTATCTGAGGTCAAACAAGAGCCTTATAATCTTCCTAATTCATATGAATGGACCACTTGTGACATGAGCTCTGAAGGGATTTGTATTGAGGTTTACAATCTCTTGAAGAACAATTAtgttgaagatgatgaaaatttgtttagattCAACTATTCCAAGGAATTTCTTGGATGGGCTTTGAGACCTCCGGGGTACTTCACAAGCTGGCATATTGGTGTTCGTGCTAAAGCTTCTAAGAAATTGGTTGCTTTCATCAGTGGCATCCCTGCCAGGATTCGGGTGCGCGACGAAGTCGTTAAGATGGCAGAGATCAATTTCTTATGTGTTCACAAGAAGCTTAGATCAAAGAGACTTGCACCTGTTATGATCAAAGAGGTCACAAGGAGGGTTCACCTGGAAAATATATGGCAAGCGGCTTATACCGCTGGAGTTGTTCTTCCAACCCCAATTACAACTTGCCAATACTGGCATAGATCCTTAAACCCAAAGAAGCTAATTGATGTTGGGTTTTCAAGGCTGGGGGCAAGGATGACGATGAGCCGGACCATAAAGCTTTACAAGTTACCTGATTCACCAGCTACCCCTGGGTTTCGAAAAATGGAACGTCGAGATGTCCCTGCCGTTACTCGGTTGCTTAGAATGTATTTGAGGCAGTTTGATGTTGCTCCAGATTTTGATGAATCTGATGTAGAACATTGGCTTCTTCCTAAGGAGAGCGTAGTAGATAGTTTCTTGGTTGAGAGTCCGGACAGCCATGTGATCACTGACTTCTGCAGCTTCTACACTCTTCCTTCATCCATTCTTGGGAACCAAACATACTCAACCTTGAAGGCCGCCTATTCCTATTATAATGTCTCCACCAAAACTCCATTGTTGCAGTTGATGAATGATGCTCTTATTGTTGCAAAACAGAAAGATTTTGATGTCTTCAATGCATTGGATGTCATGGAGAATGAATCCGTCCTGAAGGAACTAAAATTCGGTCCAGGCGACGGGCAACTTCACTATTACCTGTATAATTATCGGATTCGGCACGCGTTGAAACCAAGTGAACTTGGGCTTGTACTGCTATAG